In the genome of Carnobacterium viridans, one region contains:
- a CDS encoding LapA family protein: MKKQWGTIVALILIVIVALFAVLNVESVPVNFGFTEVTWPLIMIILGSLFIGALTTVLISTSTAYRNKKELKNNKKELENAENKKEEAVARVRAEYEDKLTQKDFIISEKTNKISSLERELVNRMTQSTVTSSNGPIDSVPK, translated from the coding sequence ATGAAAAAGCAATGGGGAACAATTGTAGCACTTATACTTATTGTAATTGTAGCGTTATTTGCTGTTTTAAATGTCGAGTCAGTTCCAGTTAATTTTGGCTTTACAGAAGTAACTTGGCCTTTGATTATGATTATTTTAGGTTCCTTATTTATCGGAGCTTTAACAACTGTTCTAATTTCTACAAGTACAGCCTATAGAAACAAAAAAGAGTTGAAGAATAACAAAAAAGAATTAGAGAATGCAGAAAACAAAAAAGAAGAAGCTGTTGCTCGAGTCAGAGCAGAATATGAAGATAAACTAACTCAAAAAGATTTTATTATTAGTGAGAAAACAAATAAAATCAGCAGTTTAGAAAGAGAATTGGTCAATCGAATGACCCAATCTACAGTTACCTCTTCAAACGGACCAATTGATTCAGTACCAAAATAA
- a CDS encoding DegV family protein produces the protein MNKQKIGFLVDSGSDVPIEVVNKADMKVIPLKIIYKDKEYTDKVNIHAQDVYDRLEQEIPKTSLPSGEVISEMLQEFKNEGYEKVIAVTISSGLSGTNNMVRLMAENIEGLDVFTLDTKNIGIGSGFLAIQAAEYVEKELKWEVIKERLKQDVKKSKIFFHVPTLDYLQKGGRIGLVSSILGNVLNLKPVISCNDNGIYYTVAKVRGNKKSIQRAIDLATEFAGDAKKYHLAIAYGGKTAEVQVDDIRLELKKKLPNFVTIFEDQISPALGVHTGPGLIGIGVHIIED, from the coding sequence ATGAACAAACAAAAAATAGGGTTCTTAGTTGATTCAGGTTCGGATGTTCCTATAGAGGTTGTCAATAAAGCCGATATGAAAGTCATTCCTTTAAAAATTATCTATAAAGATAAAGAATATACTGATAAGGTAAATATTCATGCGCAAGATGTATACGATCGTTTAGAACAAGAAATACCAAAAACTTCTTTACCCAGTGGTGAAGTGATTAGTGAAATGTTACAAGAATTTAAAAATGAAGGTTATGAAAAAGTTATTGCCGTTACCATTTCAAGCGGACTAAGTGGTACAAATAACATGGTTCGTTTAATGGCTGAAAATATTGAAGGTTTAGATGTCTTTACTCTAGACACTAAGAATATTGGAATCGGTAGTGGTTTTTTGGCTATTCAGGCTGCAGAGTATGTTGAAAAAGAACTGAAATGGGAAGTTATTAAAGAAAGATTAAAGCAGGACGTAAAAAAATCTAAAATATTCTTCCATGTGCCAACTTTAGACTATTTGCAAAAAGGTGGACGCATCGGATTAGTATCTTCTATTTTAGGGAATGTTTTAAATTTAAAACCAGTTATTTCTTGTAATGATAATGGAATCTATTATACGGTTGCTAAAGTGCGCGGAAATAAAAAGAGTATCCAAAGAGCTATTGATTTAGCTACTGAATTTGCAGGGGATGCAAAAAAATATCATTTAGCAATCGCTTATGGTGGCAAGACAGCTGAGGTCCAAGTTGATGACATTCGACTAGAACTTAAAAAGAAATTGCCAAACTTTGTTACCATATTTGAAGATCAAATCAGTCCAGCTCTAGGAGTGCATACGGGTCCAGGATTAATTGGAATCGGTGTTCATATTATAGAAGATTAA
- a CDS encoding DUF1836 domain-containing protein produces the protein MQKIEEDLLEWSNEISQYTFPRWEELPDFDLYMDQVLNLIERYLAIFKVSDQKQIITSSMINNYVKLGLIPPPVKKRYTKKHLAYLIAISILKQVVTIPDVKEGILYQASISGIREAYDLFCTEQEYALRAVASHIKQTDKKPLLPDSTDNTTLIVRTATIAVATKIVTEKVLYLAHIQQEESEKKKNKTKKLEE, from the coding sequence ATGCAGAAAATTGAGGAAGATTTATTAGAGTGGTCAAATGAAATAAGCCAATATACTTTTCCAAGATGGGAAGAATTACCTGATTTTGATCTTTATATGGACCAAGTGTTAAATCTAATTGAACGCTATCTAGCTATTTTTAAAGTGAGTGACCAAAAACAAATTATTACTTCATCAATGATTAATAATTATGTTAAATTAGGGTTGATTCCTCCTCCAGTAAAGAAACGATACACAAAAAAACATTTAGCCTATTTAATTGCTATTTCGATTTTAAAACAAGTGGTCACGATTCCAGATGTAAAAGAAGGAATCTTATATCAAGCATCCATAAGCGGGATCAGAGAAGCGTATGATTTATTTTGTACCGAGCAAGAGTATGCATTAAGAGCTGTTGCTTCTCATATCAAGCAAACGGATAAGAAACCGTTATTGCCAGATAGTACAGATAATACTACTCTAATCGTTCGAACAGCCACAATAGCTGTTGCTACAAAAATTGTCACTGAAAAAGTTCTCTATTTAGCTCATATACAGCAAGAAGAGAGTGAGAAGAAGAAAAATAAAACCAAAAAGTTGGAGGAATAA